The following coding sequences lie in one Psychrobacter arenosus genomic window:
- the rlmH gene encoding 23S rRNA (pseudouridine(1915)-N(3))-methyltransferase RlmH encodes MKVRILTVGHKMPQWIQTGFDDYHKRIGPMLTTEVIELPAAKRAKNPSLANLAQYREQEGQAILSAHQSASREQLWVLDVKGKSLSTERLAGKLADAMQLGDDIALVIGGADGVSPEVLAAADFKWSLSELTMPHPLVRVVLMEQLYRAMSLNNNHPYHRGN; translated from the coding sequence ATGAAAGTAAGAATCTTGACTGTTGGTCATAAAATGCCGCAATGGATCCAAACCGGATTTGACGATTACCACAAACGCATCGGCCCTATGCTCACTACTGAAGTCATCGAACTACCTGCTGCCAAACGGGCTAAAAACCCGTCACTAGCGAATTTAGCGCAATACCGCGAACAAGAAGGCCAAGCTATTTTGAGCGCGCACCAAAGCGCCAGTCGTGAGCAGCTTTGGGTACTCGATGTCAAAGGCAAATCCTTATCTACGGAGCGTCTAGCGGGCAAGCTGGCGGATGCTATGCAATTGGGCGATGATATTGCTTTAGTCATTGGCGGGGCGGATGGGGTATCACCTGAGGTGCTGGCAGCCGCAGATTTTAAATGGTCGCTGTCTGAATTGACCATGCCACATCCGCTAGTGCGAGTGGTGTTAATGGAGCAACTATACCGGGCGATGAGCTTAAACAATAACCACCCTTATCATCGGGGCAATTAG
- a CDS encoding DUF294 nucleotidyltransferase-like domain-containing protein: MTSLDFSQPPFDVLSPVERQSLKKHTQVRYLAQGESLNTEDHAFFYVVLKGRVQQYLADDFVGEFAASTFSNDWFDARRQVSDSDAYTLRAAHHTISATASVTANPLQNHPTPTPSDFVPTGQSIANAEAAATSIAHYNYSAVEDSLLLQIAGAAMDRLSAQNHHIRQLLSGELSERLQALHRRKHLGIAASEAFNTSQVSASPDAGMTSSSQRETQQIMLQPVTTIPLLPVHIVAASDSLLTAAQTMTSAGLKHVLVRRQPSVERHPTKGQESHIGILTDADICRAVSELVDMNTTLCGDYAKFKLRTVQQQQDVSEALLTMIRYRVHRLPVLGDNDEIIGILGQSDLLAFLNQHSQLISVQIDQATTIEVLHNAVEQIGQYIRSQQQNGIKIGVISRMVQTLNAQVFTKLWRLLVPEMVFENTCVIVMGSEGRGEQIMRTDQDNALIIRNGFNHPQLAEFAEQFNQALAAMGYPLCDGNIMMTNPIWRQPLGRFKTQISSWFAARDPIHSIWLSALLDAAYVCGDERLLDSLRTHLQVAHHQADPMFVRNFASAALQFGDVSQWWKKFAPLIGKPASQDIDLKKAGLFPLVHGIRAIALEQDILAVTSSKARLDALVQAGVFTKLRAETLNEALEFFMGLRLGVALTNDDKFARQVDPTTLSALERDLLKECLNVVKSFKNELRQRYQLEVS; the protein is encoded by the coding sequence ATGACGAGTTTGGACTTTTCCCAACCGCCTTTTGACGTCTTAAGTCCGGTTGAGCGTCAAAGCCTAAAAAAACATACCCAAGTGCGTTATTTAGCCCAAGGCGAGAGCCTCAATACTGAGGACCATGCGTTTTTTTATGTGGTGTTAAAAGGCCGCGTACAACAGTACCTCGCTGACGACTTTGTGGGCGAGTTTGCTGCCTCTACCTTTAGCAATGATTGGTTTGATGCGCGCCGGCAAGTTAGTGACAGTGATGCCTACACTCTTAGGGCTGCTCATCACACTATTTCAGCTACCGCCTCGGTTACTGCTAATCCTCTCCAGAACCACCCCACTCCTACTCCCTCGGACTTTGTGCCTACAGGCCAGTCTATAGCAAACGCTGAAGCGGCTGCCACCAGCATCGCCCATTATAACTATAGCGCCGTAGAAGACTCATTGTTGCTACAAATTGCTGGGGCGGCAATGGATCGCCTGTCCGCACAAAACCACCATATTCGCCAGCTGTTATCCGGCGAACTTAGCGAGCGTTTACAAGCGTTGCATCGCCGCAAGCATCTGGGTATAGCCGCTAGCGAGGCGTTCAATACCTCCCAAGTTTCGGCTAGCCCTGATGCGGGCATGACCAGCTCATCGCAACGAGAAACTCAGCAAATTATGCTACAGCCAGTGACGACTATTCCGCTACTGCCCGTGCATATAGTGGCGGCCAGCGACAGTTTATTGACTGCGGCTCAGACCATGACCTCGGCGGGTCTCAAACATGTGTTAGTTCGGCGCCAACCTAGTGTCGAGCGCCACCCTACCAAAGGACAAGAAAGCCATATTGGCATCCTTACCGATGCGGATATCTGCCGAGCGGTCAGTGAATTGGTCGATATGAACACCACCCTGTGCGGTGACTATGCCAAATTTAAACTGCGCACAGTACAGCAGCAGCAAGATGTCAGTGAAGCCCTATTAACCATGATTCGCTATCGCGTACACCGCTTGCCGGTACTGGGAGACAATGACGAGATTATCGGAATTTTAGGACAGAGCGATTTATTGGCATTCCTTAACCAACATTCGCAGCTTATCTCCGTACAAATCGACCAAGCGACAACTATAGAGGTGCTACATAACGCGGTTGAGCAAATTGGCCAATACATCCGCTCGCAGCAGCAAAATGGGATTAAGATTGGGGTCATTAGCCGCATGGTGCAGACGCTGAACGCGCAAGTGTTTACGAAGTTATGGCGGCTGTTAGTTCCAGAGATGGTGTTTGAGAATACTTGTGTCATTGTCATGGGCTCAGAAGGCCGCGGTGAGCAAATCATGCGTACCGATCAAGACAATGCTCTGATTATTCGCAATGGCTTTAACCATCCACAACTGGCTGAGTTTGCTGAACAATTTAACCAAGCTCTTGCTGCTATGGGCTACCCATTATGCGATGGCAACATCATGATGACCAACCCTATTTGGCGACAACCGCTAGGCCGGTTTAAGACCCAAATTTCCTCGTGGTTTGCTGCGCGTGACCCTATTCATAGCATCTGGCTTTCAGCCCTATTGGATGCCGCTTATGTTTGCGGAGATGAGCGCCTACTCGACAGCCTACGCACCCATTTGCAGGTGGCGCATCATCAGGCGGATCCTATGTTCGTGCGTAATTTTGCCAGTGCTGCATTACAGTTTGGCGATGTGAGCCAGTGGTGGAAAAAGTTTGCCCCTCTTATTGGTAAACCCGCCTCCCAAGATATCGACCTGAAAAAAGCTGGGTTGTTTCCTTTGGTTCATGGTATCCGCGCTATCGCTCTGGAGCAGGATATCTTAGCGGTAACTAGCAGCAAGGCGCGACTCGATGCTTTGGTGCAAGCCGGTGTGTTTACCAAGCTGCGTGCCGAGACCTTAAATGAGGCATTAGAGTTTTTTATGGGGCTGCGTTTGGGGGTGGCGTTGACCAACGACGATAAGTTTGCTCGGCAGGTAGATCCGACCACCCTATCTGCTCTCGAGCGCGACTTGCTTAAAGAGTGCTTAAACGTGGTCAAGAGTTTTAAAAATGAGCTGCGCCAACGCTACCAGCTTGAAGTGAGCTAA
- the dacB gene encoding D-alanyl-D-alanine carboxypeptidase/D-alanyl-D-alanine endopeptidase — protein MRTLSSILSPLTRLFALTGFAACTLALSISAQAQLPSELQTVLTKANLTPEDISLVIVPVRKLAAGETVAQSRLPAAVVLEKEAPSVLTEDNGQTSSTDSSFTATTALPNPKVSSNKATPASDPVIITTEIPTDSATVNNKINANSKISVNSKPNATTSTTPTGVTSDTLPKDSAASQPPVALPTPLTSAVYHLSDTARTPASTMKLIPTFIALDQLGSDFAWVNRVYYSGMRIGETLYGDIIIQGSGDPKLTKERLEQLLARVQQAGIRHIQGNIIVDTSVFHNVSKDPAAFDNDPLRPYNASPDGFLVNFSTLEIHSFPDDMGSANLQYAPRLADYTLPPAITTRPGACSSPRYSLSPQWRPNGLDFASAMPTNCGERTFYVAYPDAKDFAKRAVKQMWGQLGNTLSGDVISQESPVNRKGVSVLPLLSYPSASLRDIVHDINHHSNNVMTEQVTLTLPLFAQNKQKTVTTANEQLGHSLYYQQPKSDYPAALMTIEQWWRSHLTTPPPVMTNGSGLCRTCTVTAANLAELLQYAYTHPEFAAYVDSLGIAGISGTIEAHKERLPNSHAIGRAWIKTGTLNNVTSMAGYVKGLSGEDYVVVGIINKAEALNTYEARHVLDTMLDWTAQH, from the coding sequence ATGCGCACTTTGTCTTCTATTTTGTCCCCGTTAACACGTCTATTTGCCCTGACCGGCTTCGCTGCCTGTACCTTAGCCCTCAGTATCTCTGCTCAAGCGCAACTGCCGTCAGAGCTACAAACGGTCTTAACTAAGGCCAATTTAACCCCCGAAGATATAAGTCTGGTCATAGTTCCTGTCCGTAAACTAGCAGCGGGCGAGACCGTAGCCCAAAGTCGTTTACCGGCCGCTGTGGTATTAGAAAAAGAAGCTCCCTCTGTGCTGACCGAAGACAATGGCCAAACCAGCAGTACGGACAGCAGTTTTACCGCGACTACTGCACTGCCAAACCCTAAAGTTTCTAGTAATAAAGCAACCCCGGCTAGTGACCCGGTAATCATTACCACGGAAATACCTACTGATTCAGCAACCGTTAATAATAAGATCAATGCTAATAGTAAAATCAGTGTCAATAGTAAACCCAATGCCACCACTAGCACCACGCCAACGGGCGTTACCTCGGACACTTTGCCAAAAGATAGTGCTGCCTCGCAACCTCCCGTAGCTTTACCCACTCCTTTAACGTCTGCGGTTTACCACCTGTCCGATACTGCGCGCACACCTGCCAGCACCATGAAGCTTATTCCTACATTTATTGCTTTAGACCAGCTGGGCAGTGATTTTGCTTGGGTAAACCGAGTGTATTATTCAGGCATGCGTATTGGCGAGACGCTCTATGGCGATATTATTATTCAAGGCAGCGGTGACCCTAAACTGACCAAAGAGCGCTTAGAGCAATTATTGGCTCGCGTACAGCAGGCGGGTATTCGCCATATTCAGGGCAATATTATCGTAGACACCTCGGTATTTCATAACGTGAGTAAAGACCCAGCCGCCTTTGATAACGATCCTTTACGTCCTTATAACGCTAGCCCCGATGGCTTTTTAGTTAATTTCTCTACTCTAGAGATTCACAGCTTTCCAGATGATATGGGCAGTGCAAATTTACAATACGCCCCGCGACTTGCCGATTATACGTTGCCCCCCGCTATCACCACGCGCCCAGGAGCTTGCAGTAGCCCACGCTATAGCCTCAGTCCACAGTGGCGTCCCAATGGTCTAGACTTTGCTAGCGCTATGCCGACCAATTGCGGTGAGCGTACTTTTTACGTGGCATACCCCGATGCCAAAGACTTCGCTAAACGCGCTGTTAAGCAAATGTGGGGGCAACTGGGCAATACGCTTAGTGGTGACGTCATCAGTCAAGAGTCGCCGGTCAATCGTAAAGGCGTCTCTGTCTTACCCTTACTCAGCTATCCTTCAGCCTCATTGCGCGATATCGTGCATGATATTAATCACCATTCTAATAATGTCATGACCGAGCAAGTGACGCTAACGCTGCCCTTATTTGCGCAAAATAAGCAAAAGACGGTGACGACGGCTAATGAGCAATTGGGCCATAGCTTGTATTACCAACAACCGAAAAGCGACTATCCTGCCGCCTTAATGACTATCGAGCAGTGGTGGCGCAGTCATCTGACCACGCCGCCACCAGTGATGACCAATGGCTCGGGGCTATGCCGCACCTGTACAGTAACCGCAGCAAACCTCGCGGAGCTGCTGCAATATGCTTATACGCATCCGGAGTTTGCGGCCTACGTAGACTCGTTAGGTATCGCGGGAATCAGTGGCACTATTGAGGCCCATAAAGAACGCTTGCCTAACTCACACGCTATCGGCCGCGCTTGGATTAAAACCGGCACGCTAAACAATGTCACTTCAATGGCGGGGTATGTCAAAGGCTTGTCTGGAGAAGATTACGTGGTCGTGGGTATTATTAATAAAGCAGAGGCTTTGAACACCTATGAAGCCCGCCATGTGCTCGACACTATGTTGGACTGGACTGCGCAACACTAA
- a CDS encoding 3'-5' exonuclease — translation MSWLHSLKTGLAKRSLTRPELAAMFTAPNAEEWVAIDCEMTGLNAKRHHLLSVAAIHVNGPRIDTGNGLYMVCRPPVMPSADTIIIHGLRPSDVEGGMSYEAMLAILLPFIGNRPIVGFCPQLDMAFLNPLVKAYMGTPLPNTIIDIRTLYQRKHGHNTGGIQHQSHHLNNIIKEYNIPDLGSHDAYNDAVMTAMAFLHLR, via the coding sequence ATGAGCTGGTTACATAGCTTAAAAACTGGCCTCGCTAAGCGCTCGCTGACTCGACCTGAGCTCGCGGCTATGTTCACTGCGCCTAACGCTGAAGAATGGGTGGCTATCGACTGTGAGATGACGGGGCTCAATGCCAAACGTCACCATCTGCTGTCCGTCGCCGCTATCCACGTTAATGGGCCACGTATCGATACCGGCAATGGCTTGTATATGGTGTGCCGCCCACCCGTGATGCCTTCAGCCGACACCATCATCATTCATGGCCTACGCCCAAGCGATGTTGAAGGCGGCATGAGCTATGAAGCGATGTTGGCAATCTTGCTGCCCTTTATAGGCAATCGTCCCATCGTAGGCTTTTGCCCGCAGCTCGATATGGCTTTTTTAAACCCTTTAGTGAAGGCGTATATGGGCACCCCATTGCCTAATACCATCATTGATATTCGTACGCTGTATCAACGCAAGCATGGTCATAACACTGGGGGTATTCAGCACCAGTCGCATCACCTCAATAACATTATTAAAGAATACAATATTCCTGATTTAGGCAGCCACGATGCCTATAATGATGCGGTGATGACCGCTATGGCTTTTCTGCATTTGCGTTAG
- a CDS encoding DUF2147 domain-containing protein: MKRIVTGLATIAVGTLLSTAAMAASLNGSQWQTVDEKTGEKKAIVQISESNGQVSGKIIKVMNPADAKEKCTKCTGSLKDKPIEGLNFLYGMKADGTNEWSGGKLVDPESGKVYSGKITLSDNGQSLKLRGYVGSPVFGRSQTWQRIK; encoded by the coding sequence ATGAAACGCATCGTAACAGGTTTGGCAACTATCGCAGTAGGGACTTTATTATCAACAGCCGCTATGGCCGCTTCACTAAATGGCAGCCAATGGCAAACGGTTGACGAAAAGACCGGTGAGAAAAAAGCCATCGTACAGATCAGTGAAAGCAATGGTCAAGTCTCTGGTAAAATCATCAAAGTGATGAACCCAGCCGACGCTAAAGAGAAGTGCACCAAGTGCACGGGCTCGCTGAAAGATAAGCCTATCGAAGGCTTAAACTTCCTATATGGTATGAAAGCGGACGGCACCAATGAATGGTCAGGTGGTAAGCTAGTAGACCCTGAATCTGGTAAAGTCTATTCAGGTAAGATCACCCTAAGTGATAATGGTCAGAGCTTGAAGCTACGTGGCTATGTCGGTAGCCCAGTATTTGGTCGCTCACAAACTTGGCAGCGTATCAAATAA
- a CDS encoding DUF421 domain-containing protein, whose protein sequence is MEHLIFDNFDKLGRIAVASALVYLLIVGVTKLSGKRSTSQLNNFDWVVTVMIGSIGASTILLKSIPFVEGAASIITLYTLQYLVTKVASISPNFSSFILSEPRIVFYQGQFLPEAMRKERLCRQELECAMRAEGINDYSQVEAIVFESDAKLTVIQKPEPDNIKPAVDGLPISQSIKTLMQ, encoded by the coding sequence ATGGAACATCTCATTTTTGACAATTTTGATAAACTTGGGCGTATTGCGGTGGCTTCCGCCTTGGTCTATTTGTTAATCGTAGGCGTCACCAAACTCTCTGGTAAGCGTTCCACCTCGCAGCTTAATAATTTTGACTGGGTCGTGACCGTGATGATTGGCTCTATCGGTGCCAGCACTATTTTACTAAAAAGCATTCCTTTTGTAGAAGGCGCTGCCTCCATTATCACCCTTTATACCTTACAGTATTTGGTCACTAAAGTAGCCTCTATCTCTCCCAACTTTAGCTCCTTTATCTTGTCGGAGCCCAGAATCGTCTTTTATCAAGGGCAGTTTTTACCCGAAGCTATGCGTAAAGAGCGTCTATGCCGCCAAGAGTTAGAGTGTGCTATGCGGGCTGAAGGGATCAATGATTATAGCCAAGTTGAGGCGATAGTATTTGAATCTGATGCGAAGCTCACGGTTATACAAAAACCTGAACCCGATAATATTAAGCCAGCAGTTGATGGCTTACCTATTTCACAAAGTATCAAAACTTTGATGCAATAA
- a CDS encoding O-acetyl-ADP-ribose deacetylase, translated as MLPEQPKTNKNAKVNQSGMSGALAIPAPIYTKSIRIETQDTPLQLAVVQADITKLPVDAIVNAANSTLLGGGGVDGAIHRVAGPELLAYCRTLNGCATGEVKMSPAFKLPSHYVLHTVGPIWHGGGRGEAELLARCYQGAIALAVAHEFTSLAFPAISTGVYGYPLMEATQVAVAAVQESLLQQAAIHKNLALKQVIFCCFSAADAKVYAQVLQAS; from the coding sequence ATGTTACCTGAACAGCCTAAAACCAATAAAAATGCTAAGGTAAATCAAAGTGGCATGTCTGGCGCTCTAGCCATACCGGCGCCGATCTACACAAAAAGTATCCGTATTGAGACGCAAGATACGCCGTTACAGTTGGCTGTAGTGCAGGCTGATATTACAAAATTGCCCGTCGATGCGATTGTCAATGCAGCCAATTCAACTTTGCTAGGGGGTGGGGGCGTGGATGGCGCGATTCATCGAGTGGCAGGGCCTGAGTTGTTAGCGTACTGCCGTACGTTAAATGGTTGCGCTACAGGTGAGGTGAAAATGAGCCCGGCATTTAAGCTGCCGAGCCATTACGTGTTGCATACGGTAGGGCCTATCTGGCATGGCGGCGGTCGCGGAGAAGCTGAGCTATTAGCGCGTTGTTATCAGGGCGCGATTGCATTAGCGGTAGCGCATGAATTTACCAGTCTGGCTTTTCCCGCGATTAGTACGGGCGTTTATGGGTATCCCTTGATGGAGGCGACGCAAGTAGCGGTGGCTGCTGTGCAAGAGAGCCTATTACAGCAAGCCGCTATCCACAAAAACTTAGCCCTTAAACAGGTCATCTTCTGCTGTTTTTCTGCAGCAGATGCTAAGGTTTATGCGCAGGTCTTACAAGCAAGCTGA
- a CDS encoding DODA-type extradiol aromatic ring-opening family dioxygenase, whose protein sequence is MPAATLPALFISHGAPTLALEQSATTNALARLGQNLPKPRAIVIMSAHWLSSKLELSSHPAPVTWHDFSGFAAELYRIRYPVAGHPALAESLAQQLSTRGIACSVNPLRALDHGVWSPLLHLYPDADVPVIQLSLPQHYDSHACYQLGALFAALRQEQVLLIGSGNITHNLAAMRWNAASIDDTARAFKVWLLAQLKTHIPTALDWQQFAAAEDVHPSAEHLLPLFFVLGAGQRVSVVHESMAHHSLGMDIYRFD, encoded by the coding sequence TTGCCTGCTGCCACTTTGCCGGCTTTATTTATCTCGCACGGTGCGCCAACTTTAGCCCTAGAGCAATCGGCTACCACCAATGCGCTCGCCAGATTGGGACAGAATTTACCCAAGCCGCGGGCTATAGTCATTATGTCCGCCCATTGGCTATCGTCTAAGCTAGAGCTTAGCAGTCATCCTGCGCCGGTCACTTGGCATGATTTCTCCGGCTTTGCTGCCGAGCTTTATCGTATTCGCTATCCGGTCGCCGGTCATCCTGCGCTCGCAGAGTCTTTGGCGCAGCAATTGAGCACTCGAGGCATTGCCTGTAGTGTCAATCCGCTACGGGCTTTAGATCACGGGGTCTGGTCACCCCTATTGCATCTCTACCCTGATGCCGATGTTCCGGTCATTCAGCTGTCTTTACCACAACATTATGACAGCCATGCCTGCTATCAGTTGGGGGCGTTATTTGCCGCCTTACGTCAAGAGCAGGTGCTATTAATCGGCTCGGGCAATATCACTCATAATCTAGCCGCCATGCGTTGGAATGCCGCTAGTATTGACGATACCGCGCGAGCTTTTAAGGTGTGGTTATTGGCGCAGCTGAAAACGCATATTCCTACTGCGCTAGATTGGCAACAGTTTGCCGCTGCGGAAGATGTGCACCCTAGCGCTGAGCATTTATTGCCCTTATTCTTTGTATTAGGCGCAGGGCAACGGGTTTCTGTCGTCCATGAAAGTATGGCGCATCACAGTTTG